The Diceros bicornis minor isolate mBicDic1 chromosome 18, mDicBic1.mat.cur, whole genome shotgun sequence sequence GGGGAAGCTCTGTCtctctggagcccagaagtcAGGACTGGTTCACTCTCtgctgctgagctctgcccagggctgggctgcTTTGAGCCAGTAGCAGCCCTGACCGGGGATAGAAATCTTTGGGGCCAATGTCTGCCATGCTCCAGTCTGGGGTGAGACTCTGGTGACCCCAGGGAAAAGGAAGAGCATTGTTCCCACTCTTGGAGCCTCAGTGTGGTGGAGGAGGGGCCCCCCTCCCTGTACTCCACATCAGGACTGGCCATCTTCTGTCCACTTCTGCTCGTGTAAGCTGGACTTGTCTTCCCAAAGTGGATTCCATTTCTGCCCCTTCCAGGCCTTCCGAGTCTCACTCCATTGGCATGGAAAACATTTAAGAACACCCGCAGAGGAACTGGGACCAAGCATAGAGGCCCTGAGGCCCAAGGACCCCATGTGAAAGAAGCGTTGGAGAGGTCTGGGGTTAATCAGGATGGGCTTCCTGGGGGAGAGCAGACAGCTCCTTGGCTGTGGATGATGGAGGAGCACTGGCCAGAGCTGTGGAGGGTGTGTGGCAAGGGCCCCAGGTTGGGAGGTCTAAGCCTGTTCTGGTTGGCTGACCCTCTCGGAAATCCAGGGAGTTTCCAAGCTGAGAGCTTGGTGGGGGCGTCCAGTGGGGAGGGACATAGTTAGAGTCCtgctgggtggggagggcaggctTCTCTTTCTTAATCCCTCCTGCTACAGGAGGCACAGCTGTGGAGGTGGGAAGGAGCAatgcccgtgtgtgtgtgtgcacactcacTGGCATCAGTGTCTAAGTCCCCATGtacctgtgtgtgagtgtgtatctaCATTTCTGTTCTCATGCTCACATGTGCCACGGTGGGTGTGCATTACATCTGTGGAGCTACAATGTGATGCTGGGTGTGCCAATCCAGAATCTGTGTCTCAATGGGTGTGAGCATCTGTATACTTGTGAGAACACTAAGGTCTGACACCGTGTGCACGGGTGTCCGGGTTTATGTGGATATCTGAGGGACTGTGTGTGTACAACTGTCTGTgactgtgtgtgtttctgtgaatGACTCTGGGCGTCTGAAGGGCTGTGAGTGCCTGTGAGTAACTGCACAcgtgagtgtctgtgtgtgtgtgtaactgtatACACAGGTATCCGTGGGTGTGCACGTGTCTATGAGTTGTTCTGTGTGTACCCAGGAATCCGTGGCTCCATGTTCACGTGTCTGTGCGTCTCTCTACCCTTAAGAGCAACTCTGCTGAATCCCTGTCACGACCTTTCCCATCAGGCTGCTCCCTCTCCTTTGCCCCCGCTCTTgtgccctcctctcccccttctcctccgtGATGTTGAGGGCTCAGCCTTTTGAGACCCTCAGACTCCCTGCCCTAGTAAAACCTCATGGCTCTGCTGATCATACTAATGGGGCCCAGACTCGGGTGGAGGCTGTGGGGGGCACCGTCTCCAGGCTGGCGCCCACCAGAACCCCACCCATCCCCTCCCTATCCCCCTCACCCTGCACCCCCTGGCTTCCCGCCCTCCCTCCACACAGCTCACCCCTCCCTCTTCAGGAAGCAGCCTCCcctctgaggctttggggagacagGGAAGTCATGGCTCCAGCCCCCAAGGGGCCTACTCTGGGGTTGAGGACCCCAACTCCTAAAGCTGCCCTTGACCTAAGGCCCAAGTCAAGGTGAACCCAGAGAGTGGGATCAACAGCCCTGCTTCCACCTTCTCCATCTCCCTAACAAGTGCCCCTTTCCCATCCTGCCAGGTTTCTCCTTGAAAAATGTGACTTGAGAGCTCTTCCCTGGACCTTCTGGTGCCACAGTTGCCTCTGGGGCTGGTGCTGGCCAGCAGAAGGAGGGGGGAGGCAAACAGGGACACTCCCAGGGCCCTaggggacaggggttggggaAAACAGTAGGAGGTGCCTTCGAAATCTGGGCCTATCTGCTGAGCCTAAGGTGACATTGGCCCAGAGAGGCCAAGATGTtgtctcagggtcacacagcactcCACACACAGCAGTCTGGAAAGGGGCTTAGAGGGCAGCATGTCCAACTTCCCTCCAGGAGCAAGAAGTCCCCTATGCTTCTGATACATTCGTTCATACAATAGtcactgtgccaggccctgtgctagggacTGAGGACACAGCTGCATCAGGCAGACTGTGCTCAAGTTGTTTCTGGCCTCACTGATCTTCTCCAGCAACAGGGAGCTACCTACCAGAGAAGTTCTTGAGTCCCAGGACCGCACACATTCAGCTGGTAGGAGACTCCCAAGGCCCTCGCTGTCTTCGTGGAAGCCATGGGCGAAAGGCTACGGGTGCCCGGGCAGGGAGGGTGCAGACACCAGTCCCAGCAGCACCCCATTCACCTGTGCAGCCCGGAGTGTGAGTGCAGGAGGGGCTGAGGCACCGGGCTGCCTGCACAAACCTGACCTGGGCTGAGAGGCCCTTTCTTCCAAGGCTGGCCCAGGCCTTGCCACTTTATTGCCCAGCTAATGATAATGATTAGCACGACAAGTGCCACCTGCCTCCTGTCCGCCCTCCTGCTTTCTGAGGGGGATGGTTTCTGAGCGCCTGGGGGAggcctgtcccctgagctctgccAGGGCACCCACTACAGCTGACCCCTCAACCCTCAGGCCAGCTCTTGTCCACCTCCTCCTCTGACAAGGCAGGGCAGCCCAGTCCTCATCCCCTGGGACTGCTGTGTGGCCTCAGTCCACCTGGCCCTCTCTAAGCAGGACTGAGGGGAGCTGAGAACAGCGGGTGGGGGCGTGTGCCCCCCGAGAGGCACACCCAACTCTTCCCCAGCCAGGGCTGGACAGTGGATACCCAACCAGGGTCCAGGAGAAAGCAGTAGCAGAGGGTCCTCCTTACAGATAGGGCTGAGGCTGCTCCTTAGGAACCTACTGCATGGTGGGTAAGCCAGTGAGGGAGTCCCAtcattctggggccagcccactcCCAATGTGGGGGGGGGCTGTTGCCTGGGGCCTTGGGGGGTCCTAGAATGGGTCTGGGTGGGAGCTGTGATTTATGACTTCATGAGTGAGGAATGCCAGCCTGGGGGGCTGGGGCGGGGGCAGAGCCACCGGCCTGACACTCCTCACTTTACTGGATATCTGGCATGTCCTGTCAGGATCCCCTATCCCCTGGGGACAGCCATGGTCTCCCCCATGAGGCAATCCCCTCCCATCTACATCTCCCCCAACACCGAACCCCCAGCTCTGGGAGTACTGAGTGAAGGACCAGCCCAGGGGGAATCCAGAATTAAATCCTTTCTGGTTTTCTCTCTTCACAACCCAGGCCCCTTTTTTATTGGGCACGAAGGTGATGGTAAATATCTCTTTCTTTATGCCACTGCAGGATGAAACTGGATGACACCCTTGGAAACTTCCATCTAGATGAACTCAGGACTTACATGCCACTGTCCACAATGAGAGAGACCTAGAATTGCTACAAAGATGAACTTCCAGCCAGGAAGTGGTATTGAGCTCCCAGAACAGATGATGGGTGTGGTATCATCCTTCCCCACCCTCACCTTGCCAGATAAATGAAAATTCTGGAGTTcatgaaggcagggagggagaggaggggtggaggtgaggtggggaggcagAATGATCCAGAGTGTTGTCTGGCCCTGATTCTGAAGGCCATGTCAGTTTTGAACGTGTTCCTGTGAGTCTCACCTGCATCCTTCTTGCTGCAGGCTGCCATTTTGGGTGAGGGTCCATCTTTCAGGGCACCTAGCATGGGTCAGCCTGCCTCCCCTGGTCTGGTGGGACTGGTTTTTCCAGCTGGAGGAAGGGTCGGTGAGGAATTGGCAGGGGCAGAGGGTTTTATGTAAATGCCCAGGGAGTGCTCTGGGAACAGGAGGCCGGTTTTCCTAAAGACACGCAGGGACTGGCAGCTCCCAATTAGCTGGGCCGGGTGATGTCAGGGctgctttcctgggtggctgcACCCACTCCGACTGGCTTTGGCAGGGGTTCCTAGCCATTACCTTCTCTCTTGGGTGGGAAGGGTACCAAGGGGGCCGCCATACAGGACAGAGGCCAGGTCCCCTTCCACCGTGCTCCCCAACCTGCGGCCTGAACCATGTTGTGGTCCAGCCCTGGAAAGTGCCGTGCAAAACCATCTCAGACTCTACTGAAAGAGACTTTAATGTGGCTAGTATTGGAAGCCTCCCTCCAAACCTGAGAGGCTGAGGAGACCTCAGAATGCTAGGCTGGTCCCAGAGGCTGTTGCCATGGCAACTGCTGGTAGGCCCTGCTCCCCAGGCCACCCCAACCCTGAGTTTCAATAAATACAGTGCAAAGGCCTCTGGTCAGCCACCACGCTGGGGAGACAAAGAGCTGCGGTGCCAGAGAGGGCTTGCTGTGCTGTCTGTGAGCACGCACACACGCACTGTCAAGCATACACACCTAGGgtcacgtgcatgcacacacacccctctcAGACATCCTCACATGACACACCATCCtcgcatatgcatatatatatgtatacacacacacacacatttttctcaGGCACACAGGATTGAGTTCACACACACCTTCCTTACAGACACACACGAGGTTGTGTGTATATGTGGCTTTCTCTCAATGCTTGGCTTGGAGCCTGGGtgttccctcccagctctgaggtGGGTCTTCCCAGTCTTGGCCAGATGATCCCCTGGTCTAGGGGCTAGGTGTTGTGGTGTTCGCCTGGCTGACCCCGCAGAAGGCTGTGATGTTagagtgggcccaggatgggAAGGTGTACAGGTCGAAGATGGGGAAGCTCCAGCTGTTGATGGCCAGCGTGATGACCAGCACTCCGACGATGTTGAGCAGGAATCCTGTCCGGGCCTGGTGTGAGGAAAGCCAGTTTGGGTGAGCAGGTGCTGAGCCGGGCCGGCACCATCCCTTAGGTGTTCATAGATGCTCAGGAGCTCTCTCGCTAGGAAAACTCTCCCTAGGAAGTCCTCCCTTGGGTCTAACCTGCAGCACTAGGCAATGCCCCTGCCCTTGCTTTACTTCCAGTGCTAACAGGGAAAAGGGGAACTCCTCATGAGCTTCCGGGGCAGCTCACAGAACATTCTCTGTGAGTCCATCTCCCGGGGTGCAGGTGCCTGGCACCTTGCAGCCTTCCTGAAATTCctcactcctcctctccctctcacaTGGCCTGGGGCTGGCAGGACCTGAAGATGCTCCAAATGGGCATCACGTCCCAACCTGCCCTGCTGTCCCTGACCCCTGACAGGGTCCACTCTCAACTCTGAGAGTCTCAGTGGTCTTAAGCTACTTTGTGGTCCAAGATGGAAAGACAGAGCAGGAAGGAGTGCTGAGGCCCCCTGCCACTCACCATATCAGTCACTTTGAGGACCCCGAAAGAGAAGACGATGGCATTGGGCGGGGTGGCCACAGGCAGCATGAAGGCCAGGGAGGTGGCCAGAGTGCAGGGGATCATGACATAGAGAGGGTGGACGCAGATGGCCTGAGCCTGTGGGGGGAGACCGTGGGGCAGAGCTGACCTCAGTCCCCATCCCAGATGGGAAGGTGTGGCCCTCAATTCTCCCGCTTCCTCTCTCTGAGGGACAACCCCCGCAACACACACTCTGGCCATGAACCCACTACTTCTTCCAGAAGGCACTGGGTGACCTGGGACGGGCCCCTTGACCTCTCTGGAGGGGATGAGTGTGTGGCCCTGCCCTGTGGGGTGTGGTGAGGGGAGGGGCCCATAAAACAGATCTCAAAGGGGCTCCGGGGTGTCATCAAAGGCTGTGGGAACACGCCTGgggaggaaggggctggggaCGCTCCGGGTAGCAATTTCATCCCATCACCTCAGGAATGACCAGAACAGGGACTGTTCTGGTAGGGGGGTGGGTGAGGCCACCAGGATACTCAAAGGGTGATGTCACCAGGGATGGGGTGAGTCAGGGGCCAAAGGACCTTGGGGCCCAAGGTAGCTGAAAAGCCTGGGGAAGGGTGGAAGCTCAGGAGTCCTCTCCTGGAAACAAGAGGAGGTGCAGACAGGTCACCCTGACCCGCAGGCGGGGCCCCTGGGTGGAGGGTGGACaggagggctgcctggaggagatACGTCTGCAGGGCCAGCTCACCATGGAGGCCAGGATGGGCAAGAAGAGTGTGTTGGTGGCCACGTTGCTGGTGCATTCAGTGAAGGCAGCAACCAGGAGGCAGAGGATGAGGGCAATGGCAGGAGGTGGCACATTCTGCAGTGGGGTCAGCTTGTCCCCCAGCCACTGCGACAGGCCCGATTGCTGTGGGCGGAGGAGGGTGATGTTGAGAGGCTGGGCTACCTGGGCCCCCAGAGTCCCCTGCTGAGACTCCGGGAGGGTCCTGCTCCTGCTCCCACCTCTCTAGAGTCTTCAGAGTCAAGGGCAGCTTGACAGGGAAGATAAGACTCAGCTTGAACCAAGAGGTCCCCTCTCCTGCTCTTGAAGGACAGCTGGGTGTGGGGAGAAGGGTCAGATGAGAAGCTAGGAGAGGGGCCAAAGGGCCTTCTCGGGAAACCTGGGGCTTGGTGGGAGTAAAGACCTTTGACCCCATTTACTCCTGCTTTCCCAAGCTCTCTCGGGAGGTCCCTGGCCAACCCTAGCCCTCTTCATGGCCCCTCCAGCCCAGCAGGCTGAGGTAGATGGGACCTTGCTCTTGGCAAGGGTTGGGGGCAGGGCCCTGGTAGAGGCTGGGAAGAGGCTGACAGGAGGATAGGGACAGTCCACAGGGTCAGAAGAGCTCCAAGGTCTTGCCCTGCTCACATCTGTGATGCCAACTGTGAGCCTGAGGGAGCTGGGACTTTATCTCACACAGTGCTGCctgcccagcacccagcactcagcacagtgcttggcacagtgaACGCTTGATGGATGAACTAACCTCGGACCCAGGAGTCCCTGGCACCAATCCCTGACCCAAGAAGCTGCGTCCTATCTGTGCAGTGAATGAGCTTAGCTGAACAGTAAGGCCCAGGGCTGCAGGTTCAGGGATTTCCCTCTTGgatggaggctctggggaaggatgcCCTGGTTCCCCGAGCCCGGCTGGGTGTGATCATGGCGCCCTCTGGTGGCCACAGCATGCAGACTGTGTCAACCCAACGCCAGCTACTCGCAGGTGCTCAAGCTATTGCATTGTGTCGGGCTAGGGGTGAGGGAGTGGAGAGGGGTGAGGTGGGTGGTTACTGAGAATTGCCCTGCCCAACAGAGAAGGCTGCCTTCCCTTTGGCTTCAAGAACCCAACTGGGTTGGCTCTAACCTGTCTCTCTAGCTGCTGCAAAGTCTCTGCCCACCAGGCGGCTCCTAAGTGGGGATCAGGTCTCCCTTGTGTGGGACAGAAGCAGAgcccctctttccttgccacaggGTCTCCCTCAAACAGGCTGGGGAGGAGTGGGGGTCTCTCACCTCACTGCCTTTGGCCAGGGCAAAGCCACCTCCCAGCAGGAACACGACATTCCAGGGCAACTTGTCATTCACTGTCTTCCATgtcaggaggggaggaggggcatTCAGCTTCCCTGGTTGTCCTACACCCCGAGCAGAGGAGGATGGGTTACCAAGAGCCAACATGCTTTTCCTCCCCTCCCTTGGGGTTTCTCTGTATGGGTCCCTGTCAGAGCTTGACACATGTGGGAGCGAGACCCTCATTCTGCAACATCCCTGAGTTTCTGTGCCTTTGTAAGTCACCCCACCCTCTCTGGGCTTTGTCTACTCCTGCCAAGTGTGGTTGAAGGTACATTCCGTGCTGGAAGGCAGAGGCTCCCAGAGGCCcttccctgccctggtccaggtGCTTACTTGGATCCTGAGTCAGCCCTGGGATCTTGGAGGGCATGATGAACATAATTATGCTGATGAAAACGGCCACTGTTCCATCGGACACCATGCTGTGGGCGGGGTATGGAGGGCAGGCTTAGTGGCTCAAGGCTGCTCAGGGCCACAGGGTGGAGGATAGTGGAGAGGAGCTCCTCCAACCGATGGGCCAACCCTGCCCCCTAGCAGGTTGCCCCACCCCCAGGGTCACCTCCTGCTCTGCAATGGGGGCTCTgctcccttcccacctccctcaGCCAGGTGAGCCCCAGAAGTATTCCCTCTCCCCCCAGAATGCTCACCTTTCCCCGTGTGCATTGGAAAAAGCCAGGTTGCCCCAGCCACGAAAAAAGCCCGGCTCCCGGGTGAACCAGAGCAGCACCAAGGCGAAGAAGAGGACGGAGACAGCCTTTTCTGCAAAGATCATGGGGCCCAGCAGCTTGTGTTCCGATTGGATGACGTGGTAGGCCGCCCGCTCTTGCTCCCCCTCCTGACCCCCAATGCCAAAGTTCTTCCGGAAGCTgcaggcagaggggtgggggcagctcATGAGGGCCCGCACCGGGGAGGGGAGCGAGGGGCTCTGAGTGCCCATGATATAAAGGCTGAGGCCTGCAGAGGCCACCTCAGTGTTGCCACACTGGAACCACCCAAGGTTCTGGAAGAAGGGCAGAAGACTCTCGGGTCACGGCTCTTATTTAGCAGAGGCAAGGCTAGGGCTGGGGGGCTGCGTTTCCCCATGCTCAGCCCTGCTCCATCTGCCCCATTGGCCACTTGTCCCTCCAGGGCTTCTCTTGTGCTGAGTCCTCCCTTGCCCAGAGTGAGGACCTAGAGGCCCAGACCCCATGCCTCCTTATGGCCCTGACTCACTGCTCCCCTCCTTCAATGGTCTTTCAGGAaatcctcccctccctctcctacCTGTTTCTGGGCATCCCCTGCCAGTCTGAGCCCCACACACATTGTCCTCAGAGGCACAAGAGGATCCAGCCCACTTCCCTGTGCTGCTTGCTTAACtcatgttgactttttttttttttttggtgaggaatagtggccctgagctaacatctgttgccaatcttcctctttttgcttgaggaagattgtcactgagctaacacctgtgccaatcttcccctgttttgtatacgggatgccaacacagcatgttttgatgagcagtgtgtaggtccgtgcctgggatctgaacctgcgaaccccaggccgctgaagtggagtgtgtgaacttaaccagtatgccaccgggctggcccctcatgttGACTTTTAACTTTACACTTGGGCAAATCTCAACTCCCCTGCTAGACTGTGAGTTCCTCAAGGACAAAGACCATGCTTCACACATCTTCAAATGCCCTgtggtgcctggcactgtgctggtCTCTTTGACTACCACCTTGCCTTCTACCAACCCCCAACCTCAATCTAGCCTCCTCGCACCTGCCCAAACAATTTTTCCAAAGTACAGCGACAATGCTTAAAAACTGTCAACAGCTCCCCACTGCCTGGGCAGGAAGGGCAACAAACGACTCATACCACAATACCCCTCATATCACCACTCTAATCCTGTACTCATAGCACACGTCACTA is a genomic window containing:
- the SLC13A2 gene encoding solute carrier family 13 member 2, which encodes MATCWQGLWAYRSYLIVVVMPILLLPLPILVPTKEAYCAYTIILMALFWCTEALPLAVTALFPIFMFPMTGVMDASEVSVEYLSDTNILFFGGLLVATAVEHWNLHKRIALRVLLIVGVRPALLMLGFMLVTAFLSMWISNTAATAMMVPIAHAVLEQLHKVPTGRNIEEGSDNPTFELQESSPQKEETKLDNGQVHPVRPAPSEPGEQLNKEQLHFTKGLSLCICYAASIGGIATLTGTAPNLVLQGQMNSLFPLNPNVVNFVSWFSFAFPTMIILLLFAWLWMQILFLGFNFRKNFGIGGQEGEQERAAYHVIQSEHKLLGPMIFAEKAVSVLFFALVLLWFTREPGFFRGWGNLAFSNAHGESMVSDGTVAVFISIIMFIMPSKIPGLTQDPRQPGKLNAPPPLLTWKTVNDKLPWNVVFLLGGGFALAKGSEQSGLSQWLGDKLTPLQNVPPPAIALILCLLVAAFTECTSNVATNTLFLPILASMAQAICVHPLYVMIPCTLATSLAFMLPVATPPNAIVFSFGVLKVTDMARTGFLLNIVGVLVITLAINSWSFPIFDLYTFPSWAHSNITAFCGVSQANTTTPSP